A genomic region of Exiguobacterium sp. Helios contains the following coding sequences:
- a CDS encoding cation transporter: MKETTLTVVGMTCNHCKASVESALNELNGVTNATVSLADNNVTVTHEDVATERLVEAIEEIGYDVPTA; the protein is encoded by the coding sequence ATGAAAGAAACAACTTTAACTGTCGTCGGAATGACGTGCAATCACTGTAAAGCAAGCGTCGAATCGGCGTTAAACGAACTCAATGGTGTAACGAATGCAACCGTCTCACTTGCAGACAACAATGTTACGGTGACACATGAAGACGTCGCAACAGAACGTCTCGTCGAAGCGATTGAAGAAATTGGATACGATGTTCCGACTGCCTAA